The Thermocrinis ruber genome has a window encoding:
- the gltB gene encoding glutamate synthase large subunit, producing MTVWEYDACGVGFVCHTKGERSHQIVRWGIEAVKNLTHRGAVGGDGKTGDGAGIMLEIPRKFFADYIEEKGLSISSLDNLAVGAVFLYEDVRSAVEEHIKKSPFKLVGWREVPVDKSAVGESALKVMPKIFHLLLDCEKVEPSLRELELYLLRRSIETDRKLGNKLYFASLSSRKLVYKGMLVAPQLDVFYPELLDERLTSWFCLFHQRYSTNTFPNWNLAQPFRYLAHNGEINTLLGNRNWMLAIQHELEHELFGERIKLVKPLVSYDESDSASLDRVFELLVLAGYSPEHAINMLIPPAWESVPWLPKEVIQFFEYQSLLMKPWDGPAAIAFTDGEVIGAHLDRNGLRPSRYILTEDNVLVLGSEVGMIDLSGRKIKEKGRLGPGDTLLVNPKEGKIEKTEEILKRLADQKPYGEWLEKHLKRLKDFVKDQAIDIEEDKDLIRKQVAFGYTQEEIKNVLSYMAEEGKELTFSMGDDTPIPPLSEKPVLLFRYFKQRFAQVTNPPIDPIRERAVMSLRMNLGYKRNFLKETPEHAKRLQIESPILLPEEFKAILEQKDFKVAWIPMTYPKERSYCVVELQDLAGERRITDILYDAMYEGVSICDLRLGVEIVCRRVESAVREGAEIVVLSDRNINKYRLAVPSLLAVSAVFKWLAERQLSNKVSIIVETGEARDTHHIACLIGYGASAVYPYLAYQTIKDLCQKGEIKQPFEKAILNYKKALEDGLLKIMSKMGISTLNSYQGAKIFDTVCLNKDFVEEYFPGTPVTLEADGIFEVQESLLIRHDAGYEVDQPQLDYGGHMKFRKGGEWHAWSPFVVRALHKFLETKDYQDYKEFSRIANEERPTFIRHLLTYKKADQPIPLEEVEPEESILKRFVTGGMSLGALSPEAHEVLAEACNRLGMKSNSGEGGEDPARYWTIKNSAIKQVASGRFGVTPTYLASAKDLEIKIAQGAKPGEGGQLPGHKVSEYIAKLRHAQPGITLISPPPHHDIYSIEDLAQLINDLKEANPQAKVCVKLVAETGVGTVAAGVAKAYADIVQVSGAEGGTGASPYSSIKNAGNYWEIGLAETQRVLMENNLRDKIRVRVDGGMRTGKDVIIAALLGAEEFGFGTAAMIAEGCVMARLCHTNQCPTGVATQDPKYREKFKGKVENVMAYFKAVAREVREILAEMGFRSLDEIIGRRDLLEVVSFDHIPGSKRVKLEEFLKEDYPKDKPLRCLVERNDNPRRSTLAKQLEEEIVPYIEKGQKVHREYTIRNIDRSVPTRLAYYIALKYRDEGLPEDTINLVFVGTAGQSFGAFNHRGMSLTLLGDANDYVGKGMYGGRIVLKPLDVEDTQNHVIMGNTCLYGATGGELFAAGRAGERFGVRNSGAIAVVEGAGMHCCEYMTGGIVVVLGSVGYNLGAGMTGGYAYVLDPELPKKINTSYVLARRLISEAEKEELKKLIDKHYKYTQSQWAKYILENFEEFAEKFYKVVPLEACKRDAFGATDVCEVEVKS from the coding sequence ATGACGGTGTGGGAATATGATGCATGCGGAGTTGGATTTGTATGCCACACAAAGGGTGAAAGAAGCCATCAGATAGTTAGGTGGGGCATAGAGGCGGTCAAAAACCTCACCCACCGGGGTGCAGTGGGTGGAGACGGTAAAACTGGAGACGGTGCGGGTATTATGCTGGAAATTCCAAGGAAATTCTTTGCAGATTACATAGAGGAAAAGGGACTCTCCATAAGCTCCTTGGACAATCTGGCTGTGGGTGCGGTCTTTCTTTATGAAGACGTGCGCTCCGCGGTGGAGGAGCACATCAAAAAGTCTCCCTTCAAGCTTGTGGGCTGGAGGGAGGTGCCTGTGGATAAGTCTGCGGTGGGAGAGTCCGCCCTAAAGGTTATGCCAAAGATCTTTCACCTCCTTTTGGATTGCGAGAAGGTGGAACCCTCCCTCAGGGAACTGGAGCTTTACCTTTTGAGAAGGTCCATAGAAACAGACAGGAAGCTTGGCAACAAGCTTTACTTTGCCTCTTTGTCTTCCAGGAAGCTGGTATATAAAGGGATGCTTGTGGCTCCTCAGTTGGATGTGTTTTATCCGGAGCTTCTGGACGAAAGGCTAACCTCTTGGTTTTGCCTCTTTCACCAAAGATATTCCACCAACACCTTTCCCAACTGGAACTTGGCACAGCCCTTTAGATACCTTGCCCATAACGGCGAGATAAACACCCTTTTGGGAAACAGAAACTGGATGCTTGCAATTCAACACGAGCTTGAACACGAACTATTTGGAGAACGTATAAAGCTTGTAAAACCTTTGGTCTCTTACGATGAAAGCGACTCTGCCTCTCTGGACAGGGTCTTTGAGCTTTTGGTTTTGGCGGGTTATTCACCCGAGCATGCTATCAATATGCTCATCCCACCCGCCTGGGAGTCTGTGCCTTGGCTACCAAAGGAGGTTATTCAGTTCTTTGAGTATCAGTCCCTTTTGATGAAGCCCTGGGATGGACCCGCCGCCATTGCCTTCACCGATGGGGAGGTGATCGGTGCCCACTTGGACAGAAACGGTCTTAGACCCTCCCGCTACATCCTTACCGAGGACAACGTACTGGTGCTTGGCTCCGAGGTGGGAATGATAGACCTCTCTGGGAGAAAGATCAAGGAAAAAGGAAGGCTCGGTCCCGGAGACACCCTTTTGGTTAACCCTAAAGAGGGAAAGATAGAAAAGACAGAGGAAATACTTAAAAGGCTTGCAGACCAAAAGCCCTACGGCGAGTGGCTCGAAAAACACCTCAAAAGGCTAAAGGACTTTGTTAAAGATCAAGCCATTGACATAGAAGAGGACAAAGATCTTATAAGAAAGCAAGTAGCCTTTGGCTACACACAGGAGGAGATAAAGAATGTTCTTTCCTACATGGCGGAGGAGGGAAAGGAGCTGACGTTCTCTATGGGAGACGACACGCCCATACCACCACTTTCTGAGAAGCCCGTGCTTTTGTTTAGATACTTCAAGCAGAGGTTTGCCCAGGTTACCAACCCACCCATAGACCCAATAAGGGAAAGGGCTGTAATGTCCTTGCGTATGAACCTGGGCTACAAGAGGAACTTTCTCAAGGAAACTCCAGAACACGCAAAAAGGCTTCAAATAGAGAGTCCCATTTTACTACCAGAGGAGTTTAAGGCTATCCTTGAGCAGAAGGACTTTAAGGTTGCCTGGATACCCATGACCTATCCCAAGGAAAGAAGCTACTGCGTTGTGGAGCTTCAGGATCTGGCAGGTGAGCGTCGGATCACGGACATTTTGTACGACGCCATGTATGAGGGTGTTAGCATATGCGACCTGAGGCTGGGTGTGGAGATTGTGTGCAGAAGGGTGGAGTCCGCAGTGCGCGAGGGTGCGGAGATCGTGGTGCTTTCAGACAGGAACATAAATAAATACCGTTTGGCGGTACCAAGCCTTTTGGCGGTCTCTGCAGTCTTTAAATGGTTAGCGGAAAGACAGCTTTCCAACAAGGTCTCCATAATAGTAGAAACGGGAGAGGCAAGGGACACTCATCATATAGCCTGTTTGATAGGCTACGGTGCGTCCGCAGTGTATCCATACTTGGCATACCAAACCATAAAGGACCTTTGCCAAAAGGGAGAGATCAAACAGCCCTTTGAAAAGGCAATCCTTAACTACAAGAAGGCTTTGGAGGATGGGCTTTTGAAGATCATGTCCAAGATGGGCATATCCACCCTCAACTCCTATCAGGGTGCAAAGATCTTTGACACGGTTTGCCTAAATAAAGATTTTGTGGAAGAATACTTCCCGGGCACGCCCGTTACCCTGGAGGCAGATGGCATCTTTGAAGTGCAAGAGAGCTTGCTGATAAGACACGATGCGGGATACGAGGTGGATCAGCCTCAGCTTGACTATGGGGGGCATATGAAGTTCCGCAAGGGTGGAGAGTGGCACGCTTGGTCTCCCTTTGTGGTAAGAGCACTTCATAAGTTCTTGGAAACAAAAGACTATCAGGATTACAAAGAATTTTCAAGGATCGCCAACGAAGAAAGACCAACCTTTATAAGACACCTTCTAACTTACAAAAAGGCAGACCAACCCATTCCCTTGGAGGAGGTGGAGCCCGAAGAGAGCATTCTAAAGAGGTTCGTCACTGGTGGCATGTCCTTGGGAGCCCTCTCTCCAGAAGCCCACGAGGTTTTGGCGGAGGCTTGCAACAGGCTCGGTATGAAGAGCAACTCGGGAGAGGGTGGAGAGGACCCAGCAAGATACTGGACCATAAAGAACTCTGCCATAAAGCAGGTGGCGTCCGGTAGGTTTGGAGTAACGCCCACCTACTTGGCATCCGCCAAGGATTTGGAGATCAAGATCGCCCAAGGGGCAAAGCCCGGAGAAGGTGGGCAACTGCCCGGGCACAAGGTCAGCGAATACATCGCAAAGCTCAGGCATGCCCAACCGGGTATAACCCTAATATCTCCCCCACCCCACCACGACATTTACTCCATAGAGGACTTGGCACAGCTCATAAACGACCTAAAGGAGGCAAACCCCCAAGCCAAGGTGTGCGTAAAGCTTGTGGCAGAAACGGGAGTGGGCACAGTTGCAGCGGGAGTAGCCAAGGCATACGCAGATATAGTCCAAGTTAGCGGTGCGGAGGGTGGCACTGGTGCAAGCCCCTACAGCTCCATCAAGAACGCGGGCAACTACTGGGAAATCGGACTTGCGGAGACCCAAAGGGTTTTGATGGAAAACAACCTGAGGGACAAGATAAGGGTGAGGGTGGATGGGGGCATGAGGACGGGCAAAGATGTGATCATTGCTGCCCTTTTGGGTGCGGAAGAGTTTGGCTTTGGCACCGCTGCCATGATAGCGGAAGGATGCGTAATGGCAAGGTTGTGCCACACAAATCAGTGTCCTACGGGCGTTGCCACCCAAGACCCCAAATACAGGGAAAAATTCAAGGGCAAGGTGGAAAATGTGATGGCTTACTTTAAGGCGGTGGCAAGGGAGGTAAGGGAGATCCTTGCGGAGATGGGCTTTAGAAGCCTGGATGAGATCATAGGAAGGCGGGACCTTTTGGAGGTTGTTAGCTTTGACCACATACCCGGCTCCAAGCGTGTAAAGCTTGAGGAGTTTTTGAAGGAAGACTATCCAAAGGACAAGCCCCTCAGGTGTTTGGTGGAAAGAAACGACAACCCACGCAGGAGCACCTTAGCCAAGCAGTTGGAGGAGGAAATTGTTCCCTACATAGAAAAAGGGCAGAAGGTCCATAGAGAATACACCATAAGAAACATAGACAGGAGCGTGCCCACACGCCTTGCCTACTACATAGCCCTAAAATACAGGGATGAAGGGCTTCCGGAGGATACCATAAACTTGGTCTTTGTGGGCACTGCAGGACAGAGCTTTGGTGCCTTTAACCACAGGGGTATGTCTTTGACCCTTCTGGGCGATGCCAACGACTATGTAGGCAAGGGTATGTATGGGGGAAGAATCGTCCTAAAACCTTTGGATGTGGAGGACACTCAAAACCACGTGATCATGGGCAACACATGCCTTTATGGTGCAACGGGCGGAGAACTCTTTGCGGCGGGAAGGGCAGGAGAACGCTTTGGAGTAAGAAACAGCGGAGCCATCGCAGTTGTGGAAGGAGCTGGTATGCACTGCTGTGAGTACATGACGGGGGGCATAGTGGTAGTTCTTGGTTCTGTGGGCTACAACCTTGGTGCGGGCATGACCGGAGGCTATGCCTATGTGTTGGACCCAGAATTGCCAAAGAAGATCAACACCTCCTATGTGTTGGCAAGAAGGCTCATCTCCGAGGCGGAAAAGGAGGAGTTAAAGAAACTGATAGACAAGCACTACAAATACACCCAAAGCCAGTGGGCAAAGTATATCCTAGAAAACTTTGAGGAGTTTGCGGAGAAGTTCTACAAGGTGGTTCCCTTAGAGGCTTGCAAGAGGGATGCCTTTGGGGCTACCGATGTTTGCGAGGTGGAGGTAAAGTCATGA
- the mog gene encoding molybdopterin adenylyltransferase, with amino-acid sequence MEKAKFGVLTVSDRASRGEYEDISGKYIIEYLHEVVSSPFEVVYRIVPDERELIEGALIHMADVEGCCLILTTGGTGPAPRDVTPEATEAVCQKMLPGFGELMRQVSLQQVPTAILSRQTAGIRNSTLIINLPGRPQSIKLCLDAVFPAVPYCIELIGGPYITTYEHRLKAFRPQK; translated from the coding sequence ATGGAAAAGGCGAAGTTTGGCGTACTAACAGTGTCAGACAGGGCAAGCAGAGGAGAGTACGAAGACATAAGCGGAAAGTACATAATAGAGTATCTCCACGAGGTGGTCTCTTCGCCCTTTGAGGTCGTTTATCGCATAGTCCCAGACGAGAGGGAGCTTATAGAGGGTGCCCTTATACACATGGCGGATGTGGAAGGGTGCTGTTTGATACTTACCACCGGTGGCACTGGACCCGCACCAAGGGATGTGACGCCGGAGGCTACTGAAGCAGTCTGTCAAAAAATGCTTCCGGGCTTTGGTGAGCTGATGAGACAGGTATCCCTACAGCAGGTCCCCACCGCCATCCTCTCAAGGCAGACTGCGGGCATCCGAAACTCTACCCTGATCATAAACCTTCCCGGAAGGCCCCAGTCTATAAAACTGTGCCTTGATGCGGTATTCCCTGCAGTTCCCTACTGCATAGAACTCATTGGCGGTCCGTACATAACCACCTATGAACATCGCCTGAAAGCCTTCAGACCTCAGAAGTAA
- a CDS encoding SAM hydrolase/SAM-dependent halogenase family protein encodes MSLVVLLTDFGEKDGFVGVLKGVMLSINPSLKFVDLTHHIEPFNITEGALVLKAHYRYFPKGSIFLGVVDPGVGSQRKAVAVRCDDYFFVGPMNGLFDLALEDIKKPIECRLIENFTLPRVNETFHGRDVFAPVCGYLSKGVPLELVGRKIEYEFLLKWEKAVEFEDRVEGKLTYFDRYGNAITNVPCARCSKAVFRGEEIKVVSHFLAGERGKLNSLCGSFGYMELFVPLASARELFNLELGERVVFYF; translated from the coding sequence TTGAGCTTGGTAGTCCTGCTAACAGATTTTGGCGAAAAGGATGGCTTTGTAGGTGTTTTAAAGGGGGTAATGCTCTCCATAAATCCCTCTCTGAAGTTTGTAGACCTCACCCACCACATAGAACCTTTTAATATAACAGAAGGTGCCCTTGTGTTGAAGGCACACTACAGGTATTTTCCGAAGGGTAGTATATTTCTTGGCGTGGTGGACCCGGGGGTTGGCTCCCAAAGGAAGGCGGTAGCTGTCCGTTGTGACGATTACTTTTTTGTAGGTCCTATGAACGGTCTCTTTGACCTTGCCTTGGAGGACATAAAAAAACCTATAGAGTGTAGGCTGATTGAAAACTTTACCCTGCCAAGGGTCAACGAAACCTTTCATGGGAGGGATGTGTTTGCACCAGTCTGCGGCTACCTCTCAAAGGGTGTGCCTTTGGAGTTGGTGGGCAGGAAAATAGAATACGAGTTTTTGCTCAAGTGGGAGAAGGCGGTGGAGTTTGAGGACAGAGTGGAGGGAAAGCTTACCTACTTTGACAGATACGGAAACGCTATAACCAACGTGCCATGCGCACGCTGCTCCAAGGCTGTCTTCAGAGGAGAGGAAATAAAGGTAGTTAGCCACTTTTTGGCGGGGGAGAGGGGGAAACTAAACAGTCTGTGCGGTAGCTTTGGCTACATGGAACTTTTTGTTCCACTGGCAAGTGCCAGAGAGCTTTTTAACTTAGAGTTGGGGGAAAGGGTTGTCTTTTACTTCTGA